One window of Pocillopora verrucosa isolate sample1 chromosome 9, ASM3666991v2, whole genome shotgun sequence genomic DNA carries:
- the LOC136283416 gene encoding uncharacterized protein, whose protein sequence is MFGLLKFMLSIPREKPMTKTERFTQWSCLLAYVIGGASFLFAPQLWAFILQLDLQNRSEGYLRLAGLGVIEIGLILMIAARSNRKMSPHQECLTSVVGRLLFVDSILVMMILRNMLPLSFALFFMVLDSSLALITLVIWCRETNRASIGSFFREISTPVLQPRRPLTATSTSVIFLLGVIQLFFWLVLVVRPDFAQRMFHLEPFQGYSRGYLASYLFLISVHGLYHVVGASNVNHCLSPVFTSYRVLINMPVLVILFFVNQIEQNIFVVLTSFDVFYSVVITIPVWQEKRFQNNETEVIEI, encoded by the coding sequence atgtTCGGCTTGTTAAAATTCATGCTGTCCATTCCTCGCGAGAAGCCGATGACCAAAACAGAAAGATTCACTCAGTGGTCCTGCCTACTCGCCTATGTCATCGGGGGCGCCAGCTTTCTCTTCGCCCCTCAGCTTTGGGCCTTCATATTGCAGCTGGACCTTCAGAACCGTTCTGAGGGGTACCTTCGTTTGGCAGGGCTCGGAGTGATCGAAATTGGTCTTATTCTAATGATTGCAGCTCGCTCCAATCGTAAGATGTCCCCGCATCAGGAATGTCTGACTTCAGTTGTTGGTCGCTTGCTTTTTGTTGATTCAATACTTGTGATGATGATCCTCAGAAACATGCTGCCCCTCTCTTTCGCTCTGTTTTTCATGGTCCTTGACTCGTCTCTCGCTCTCATCACCCTAGTTATTTGGTGCCGTGAAACAAACAGAGCCTCGATTGGTTCTTTTTTCAGAGAGATCTCCACACCAGTTCTACAGCCACGTAGGCCTCTAACAGCCACCTCTACGTCGGTCATTTTCCTTCTCGGGGTCATCCAGCTGTTTTTCTGGCTCGTGTTAGTTGTCAGGCCTGATTTTGCACAACGGATGTTTCATTTGGAGCCATTTCAGGGATATTCGAGAGGTTATCTAGCCTCTTATTTGTTCCTTATATCCGTGCACGGCTTATACCACGTAGTGGGAGCCAGCAATGTCAATCATTGCTTAAGCCCCGTCTTCACTAGTTACCGCGTCTTGATCAACATGCCGGTGTTggtgattttgttttttgttaacCAGATCGAGCAAAACATCTTTGTTGTGTTGACTAGTTTCGATGTGTTTTATTCTGTTGTGATAACTATCCCCGTGTGGCAAGAAAAGCGATTCCAGAACAACGAAACTGAGGTGATAGAAATTTGA
- the LOC131795739 gene encoding uncharacterized protein, with amino-acid sequence MADGAMVTTKVALCDWFLFMVSYPRTQPLTNTQKFTQWSALIAYCLGGASLLLCPQLWKFLLQLSFEGRTEGYLRLVGLGVFIIGFILVISARSNNQVPRHGVILGSIPSRLIGVNGIILMMVLRGYIPLSFALVFMVIDTSLPLITLVLLRRETEESSSGISCRNICAEMVVIFFVGVFQLFFWLVFLIRPDIAYDILQLDEFNGHSAGFLASAFFTLSIHGWYHIANACTVNRPAVPAAFFYRVFISVPVLFILVLVDQIERNLFLALMSLDICFSIMILLFLAFGQNPTTSSTEISEETLLKHEDRD; translated from the exons ATGGCAG ACGGAGCCATGGTGACCACCAAAGTTGCTCTCTGTGACTGGTTTTTATTCATGGTGTCCTACCCAAGAACACAACCGCTGACCAACACACAAAAATTCACCCAGTGGTCGGCCCTGATCGCCTATTGCCTGGGAGGAGCCAGTTTGCTTCTTTGCCCTCAGCTGTGGAAGTTTTTGTTACAGTTAAGCTTCGAGGGTCGTACTGAGGGGTACCTTCGTCTTGTTGGATTGGGTGTATTTATAATTGGATTTATACTCGTCATCTCCGCGCGCTCCAATAACCAAGTACCCAGGCACGGGGTCATTTTAGGGTCCATTCCATCGCGTCTCATCGGCGTAAATGGGATCATACTCATGATGGTCCTCAGAGGCTATATCCCGTTATCTTTTGCGCTGGTGTTCATGGTGATCGATACATCACTTCCCCTGATCACCCTGGTGTTATTGCGCCGTGAAACAGAAGAATCCTCTTCGGGAATTTCTTGCCGAAACATCTGCGCAGAAATGGTAGTCATCTTTTTCGTTGGCGTGTTCCAGTTGTTCTTCTGGCTCGTGTTTCTTATAAGGCCTGACATCGCTTATGACATCCTACAGCTTGATGAGTTCAATGGTCACTCCGCTGGCTTCTTGGCAAGTGCGTTTTTCACCCTATCCATTCATGGTTGGTATCACATAGCGAACGCATGCACTGTTAATCGACCGGCTGTCCCAGCGGCCTTTTTTTACCGAGTGTTCATCAGTGTACCGGTGCTAttcattttggttttggtgGATCAGATTGAGCGCAATCTTTTCCTTGCTTTGATGAGTCTCGACATATGTTTTTCGATTATGATTTTACTATTTCTGGCTTTTGGCCAAAATCCTACCACATCGTCAACTGAGATTTCTGAAGAAACACTGCTAAAACATGAAGATAGAGACTAA
- the LOC131795737 gene encoding uncharacterized protein: MGWKQKYFLCWSSLILCWYLFYFCFVGLNLNWRKNVKRNDSEIETQILRISNSAKSNVSNSNALLSRRDSMAVIHSDLSYSSAVNNNTLYLLILPFSTKELEIDRVLEDKDKHSARKLSDFLRSRKQFHGATCMQQQESHEMKASGNFTLDQSWCRFVKKMWSVHIRNTGPVKNLTLQKSLRLDSDSETGTTDALVQTCNIVQSPFVIRKDVFQKIGGLIEGFGKLSLLEFFLRSKGELKIAKLGSCAWTPKIKRRDRGNLKGSKEVPEYANFANKHTVLRIVTENRIEWTACVANWKMCPEKPYVEPRGLPGVAAPICCSTVLWKMLSDFVRGLNKLGLEYRIVDGTLLGAVRSKAIIPWTYDVDIALPSSVYKNASTYTALEKVLENQYYIGMSFMDMPRGHILVPPYIDVNTAPYFDGPEDLEGQTLFNSDLEEAVKGMLPVSQYWRQRGYVDFYEAGQALMEGSSIVTINNKQFVTVKDVDKMLSMNYGKNYRQPALKGEWSGLSDHNGP; this comes from the coding sequence ATGGGATggaagcaaaaatattttttatgttgGTCGTCTCTGATACTGTGTtggtatcttttttatttctgtttcgTTGGTTTGAACTTGAACTGGCGAAAAAATGTCAAACGCAACGACTCTGAAATAGAAACGCAAATACTCAGGATTTCGAACTCAGCAAAGTCTAACGTTTCTAATTCAAATGCATTGCTCTCTCGGAGAGATTCAATGGCTGTCATTCATTCGGATCTGTCTTATTCCAGTGCGGTGAATAACAATACTCTCTATCTGTTGATTTTGCCCTTTTCAACCAAAGAGCTAGAAATTGATCGTGTACTGGaggacaaagacaaacattCCGCGAGGAAGTTGAGTGATTTTCTTCGTTCAAGGAAACAATTTCATGGTGCAACTTGTATGCAACAACAGGAAAGCCATGAAATGAAAGCCTCTGGAAATTTCACGTTGGATCAATCTTGGTGTCgttttgtgaaaaaaatgtgGAGCGTTCACATTAGGAATACAGGCCCTGTAAAAAACCTCACGCTACAGAAGTCTCTCAGGCTTGACTCCGACAGTGAAACTGGGACAACTGACGCGCTTGTACAAACCTGCAATATAGTGCAAAGTCCATTTGTAATAAGGAAGGATGTGTTTCAGAAAATTGGAGGATTAATCGAAGGTTTTGGGAAATTATCCTTATTGGAGTTTTTTCTACGATCAAAGGGCGAATTGAAGATTGCAAAGCTTGGTTCTTGCGCGTGGACACCCAAAATCAAGCGTAGAGATCGAGGAAATTTGAAAGGCTCAAAGGAGGTTcctgaatatgcaaattttgcCAATAAACATACGGTACTTCGGATCGTAACGGAGAATAGAATAGAATGGACGGCTTGTGTCGCAAACTGGAAGATGTGCCCGGAGAAACCCTATGTAGAGCCACGAGGTCTACCCGGCGTAGCTGCACCGATATGTTGCAGCACTGTTTTATGGAAAATGCTGAGCGATTTTGTAAGAGGGCTAAACAAACTGGGGCTAGAATACCGAATTGTTGATGGCACCTTGTTAGGGGCTGTCAGGAGTAAAGCGATCATACCGTGGACATACGACGTAGATATTGCATTACCTAGCTCTGTGTATAAAAATGCTTCAACGTATACTGCTCTTGAAAAGGTTCTCGAAAACCAATACTATATAGGTATGTCTTTCATGGACATGCCCAGGGGGCATATTCTTGTCCCCCCGTACATCGACGTAAATACAGCCCCTTATTTTGACGGGCCTGAAGACTTAGAAGGCCAAACATTATTCAATAGTGATCTGGAAGAAGCAGTAAAGGGAATGTTGCCAGTGTCTCAGTACTGGAGACAACGTGGCTATGTAGATTTTTATGAGGCAGGTCAAGCCCTCATGGAAGGATCGTCCATTGTCACCATCAACAATAAACAATTCGTGACCGTGAAAGATGTGGATAAAATGTTGAGTATGAATTACGGAAAGAACTATCGGCAACCAGCACTGAAAGGAGAATGGTCAGGTTTGTCAGATCACAACGGTCCCTGA
- the LOC131788335 gene encoding uncharacterized protein → MAVIHSDLSYSSAVNNNTLYLLILPFSTKELEIDRVLEDKDKHSVRMLSDFLRSRKQFHGATCMQQQGSHEMKASGNFMLDQSWCRFVKKMWSVHIRNTGPVKNLTLQKSLWLDSDSETGTTDALVQTCSIVQGPFVIRKDVFQKIGGPIDGFGKLSLLEFFLRSKGELKIAKLGSCAWTPEIKHTDRGNLKGSKEVPEYANFANKHTVLRIVTENRIEWTACVANWKMCPEKPYVEPRGLPGVAAPICCSTVLWKMLSDFVRGLNKLGLEYRIVDGTLLGAVRSKAIIPWTYDVDIALPASVYKNASTYTALEKVLENQYYIGWSFINMPRGHILVPPYIDVNTAPYFDGPEDLEGKALFSSELEEAVKGMLPVSQDWRQRGYVDFYEAGQALMEGSSIVTINNEQFVTVKDVDKMLSMNYGKNYRQPALKGEWSGLSDHNGP, encoded by the coding sequence ATGGCTGTCATTCATTCGGATCTGTCTTATTCCAGTGCGGTGAATAACAATACTCTCTATCTGTTGATTTTGCCCTTTTCAACCAAAGAGCTGGAAATTGATCGTGTACTGGaggacaaagacaaacattCCGTAAGGATGTTGAGTGATTTTCTTCGTTCAAGGAAACAATTTCATGGTGCAACTTGTATGCAACAACAGGGAAGCCATGAAATGAAAGCCTCTGGAAATTTCATGTTGGATCAATCTTGGTGTCgttttgtgaaaaaaatgtgGAGCGTTCACATTAGGAATACAGGCCCTGTAAAAAACCTCACGCTACAAAAGTCTCTCTGGCTTGACTCTGACAGTGAAACTGGGACAACTGACGCGCTTGTACAAACCTGCAGTATCGTGCAAGGTCCATTTGTAATAAGGAAAGATGTGTTTCAGAAAATTGGGGGACCAATCGACGGTTTTGGGAAATTATCTTTATTGGAGTTTTTTCTACGATCAAAGGGCGAATTGAAGATTGCAAAGCTTGGTTCTTGCGCGTGGACACCCGAAATCAAGCATACGGATCGAGGAAATTTGAAAGGCTCAAAGGAGGTCcctgaatatgcaaattttgcCAATAAACATACGGTACTTCGGATCGTAACGGAGAATAGAATAGAATGGACGGCTTGTGTCGCAAACTGGAAGATGTGCCCGGAGAAACCCTATGTAGAGCCACGAGGTCTACCCGGCGTAGCTGCACCGATATGTTGCAGCACTGTTTTATGGAAAATGCTGAGCGATTTTGTAAGAGGGCTAAACAAACTGGGGCTAGAATACCGAATTGTTGATGGCACCTTGTTAGGGGCTGTCAGGAGTAAAGCGATCATACCATGGACATACGACGTAGATATTGCATTACCTGCCTCTGTGTATAAAAATGCTTCAACGTATACTGCTCTCGAAAAGGTTCTCGAAAATCAATACTATATAGGTTGGTCTTTCATTAACATGCCCAGGGGGCATATTCTTGTGCCCCCGTACATCGACGTAAATACAGCCCCTTATTTTGACGGGCCTGAAGACTTAGAAGGCAAAGCATTATTCAGTAGTGAACTGGAAGAAGCAGTGAAGGGAATGTTGCCAGTGTCTCAGGATTGGAGACAACGTGGCTATGTAGATTTTTATGAGGCAGGTCAAGCCCTCATGGAAGGATCGTCCATTGTCACCATCAACAATGAACAATTCGTGACCGTGAAAGATGTGGATAAAATGTTGAGTATGAATTACGGCAAGAACTATCGGCAACCAGCACTCAAAGGAGAATGGTCAGGTTTGTCAGATCACAACGGTCCCTGA